CCGGGCGCGTGGTGGTCGGTGACGATGACCTCCACGCCGAGCGCGAGGAGCGAGCGCACCTCCTCCAGATTAGTCACGCCGCAGTCCACCGTCACGAGGAGGTCGCAGGCGGCGGCGTGTTCCTCCACCCGGCTGGGGTGGACGCCGTAGCCCTCGTTCAGTCGGTGGGGGATGAAGCCATGAACCTCCGCCCCCAGCTCGCGCAGCCCCAGCACGAGGACGGCGGTGGCGCTCACCCCGTCGGCGTCGTAGTCGCCGTGGATGCGGATGCGCTTCCCCGCCCGCACCGTCGCCACGATCCGCCGCGCCGCCTCGTGCAGCGCCGGGTTGGGCGTGAGGGCCAGCGGCGGGTCGAGGTGAGCGGGCGTGAGGCCCCGCCCGTGGAGCACCTGCGCGAGCGGCGGCGACACGCGCCACGCGCGCATGGACTCCAGCAACTCCTCGCGGCTCGCCGGGGGGGAGAGCAGCCAGCGGGCCTGCGGGGGGGCGGGGACACGGCGGGTCATGCGCTCCTCGCCGGGGCCTGCGGGACCTGGACCTCGGTGGGAGCCGCACCCGGTAAGGTGCCCAGCCGCGCCTGAAGGGTGGAGGTCAGCCGCTCTTCCAGCGCCGCCCGTTCCCGCCGCGCCCGCCGCCCGCGCCGCCCGGCCCGCCACAGGGGGGGCAGGAGCAGCAGCAGCGCGTAGGCCCCGCCCAGCGCGGTAAAACCGCCCACCGCCACCCCGGCGGGCACGCTGAGTTCGCCCCGGCCCAGCGGCAGCGGCAGGCGCACGGGGGCCGGGTTCTCCAGCGCGACGAGCAGCAGGTACGCCGCCAGCGCGAGGAGAAGCAGCACCTGTACGAAGGGCACGAGTCGCATAGGAGGTCAGTCTAGCGCCGGGAGGAGGAGAAGGCGGCCAGTTTTCAACTGCCAGCGGGATGGGGACGGAGATCAGGTTGGCCTCCTGTCACGAGGCGGGGGATGTTTCGCTACGCTCAGCATGACGGCGTTCCCGTGTCCAGTGCCCCAAAAGCCAAAAGAAAGAAGGCCCCCCGCAGGGAGCCTCCTCCGATCTGATCCGGTTTAGAAGAAGAACTTCAGGCCGGCCTTGACGGTGTTGCCGAAGCCACGGTCCGTCGTGCCAGCGGTGTTCTGGACGGCACCGACGCCCTTGTTGCTCAGGTAGTAGCGAGCGTCCGCCTCGGCGAAGGCCGCGATGGAATCGGTGATCTGGAAGTCCAGGCCGATCAGGGCGCTGAGGTAGGTGTCCGTCGCGTTGGTGGTCGCGGTGCGGCTGGTGCTGCTCGTCAGACCCAGGCCCAGGCCCGCGTAAGGCTGGAGGCTGCTGCCCGTGTTGAGGTGGTACATGGCGTTCACGTCCGCCGAGATGGCGTTCGCGCCGGGGCGGTAGTCGGCGGCCACACGCGCGCCCACCGGCCCGATCACCTGGGTGCTACCGATCATGCCGCCGAAGCTCGCGCAGTATTCCACCGCGCGCCCGCTGCTCGCGTTCGGGAGGTAGCACTGGCCCAGCGTGCCCGCGTTGACGATGCCCGCGCTCACACCCGCGTACAGGTTGCCGCGCGCCGCGTCGGTCTCGACGGGGGCCGCGTCGCCGATTACCACGGTCGAGGGTTCCGGGGTGGTCGTGGTGGTGTCGGTGGTCGTCGTGGCGGTCGTGGTGTCGGTGGTCGTGGTGGCGGTGCCCGCCGGACCCGCCGGACCCGCCGGGCCAGCCGGACCCTGCGGCCCCGCCGGGATGTTGCGGACGGCGGCCTCCAGCGCGTCGATGCGGGCCGTCAGCGCGGCGGTGTCGGTGCCCGCGCCCGCCGTGCCCGTCCCGGTGCCCAGCGCGTTGATGCGCTCCTCCAGCGCCGTGATGCGGGCCTGCTGCTCGGTGCTCAGGCGCTCGAGGTCGGTCACGCGGGTCGTCAGGGCCGCCAGCTCGGTGCTGACCTCCTGCATGCCGCGCGTGATCGTCGCCAGGTCGCCCTGGCTGAGGTTGCCGCTGCTCAGGGTGCCGCTTTGCAGCAGGCGGTAGAAGATCAGGGCCGCCTGGTAGCGCGTCAGGCTCTCGTTGCCCCGGAAGGTGCCGTCCGGGAAGCCCTGGATCAGCCCGCGCTGCACGATCACGTCCACGGCGTCCTTCGCCCAGTGTCCGGCGGGCACGTCGCTGAACGTCGTCACCTGCGTGGGGGCGGCGGTCGTCGTGCTCGTCGTGGCCGGGGTCGTTTGCGCGGGGGTGGCGGTCGTCGCGGGGGTGGTCGGGGTGGTCGTCTGCGCGCTGGCGACGCCGACGCTGAGGGCCAGGGTAGAGGCAATGATCAGGGACTTGTGCATGAATACTCCTTTACGTTTCGCACGGCACGGCCCCAGCCGCCCCGGTGCATGGCCTCACCGTAGGCAGCCCGCGTGAGTGCCCTGTGAAGTGAGCTGACGGAATCTTGGCCGGGGGGTCATCTTCGGTGGGAGGGCAGAGCACAGACACCATTGCCTTAGCCCCAGATGAAGAATGCAAAGGTTCCATGAGCCTCAGTAGAAGCCATTTCAACGCAGCATCCATCCCCTAGATGAGAAAGCTGTCGCAGTCTTTAGCTTCAGGCTTCATGAATTGAAGCTCATCGTCCCCGGCAGCCCC
The DNA window shown above is from Deinococcus sp. YIM 134068 and carries:
- a CDS encoding lipopolysaccharide assembly protein LapA domain-containing protein, with protein sequence MRLVPFVQVLLLLALAAYLLLVALENPAPVRLPLPLGRGELSVPAGVAVGGFTALGGAYALLLLLPPLWRAGRRGRRARRERAALEERLTSTLQARLGTLPGAAPTEVQVPQAPARSA
- a CDS encoding S-layer homology domain-containing protein: MHKSLIIASTLALSVGVASAQTTTPTTPATTATPAQTTPATTSTTTAAPTQVTTFSDVPAGHWAKDAVDVIVQRGLIQGFPDGTFRGNESLTRYQAALIFYRLLQSGTLSSGNLSQGDLATITRGMQEVSTELAALTTRVTDLERLSTEQQARITALEERINALGTGTGTAGAGTDTAALTARIDALEAAVRNIPAGPQGPAGPAGPAGPAGTATTTTDTTTATTTTDTTTTTPEPSTVVIGDAAPVETDAARGNLYAGVSAGIVNAGTLGQCYLPNASSGRAVEYCASFGGMIGSTQVIGPVGARVAADYRPGANAISADVNAMYHLNTGSSLQPYAGLGLGLTSSTSRTATTNATDTYLSALIGLDFQITDSIAAFAEADARYYLSNKGVGAVQNTAGTTDRGFGNTVKAGLKFFF